From Echinicola jeungdonensis, the proteins below share one genomic window:
- a CDS encoding YceI family protein — MKKAIHIIAKTTWVVFLTLAAFAVNAQEKYTLSGDQVIKVSGTSTIHDWDMVAKSGMSGDIQLKTENGVITALEGLKLTIPVNTLKSGKSSMDKNAYEALKSKANPKISFELVEVLGITPDTVKVKGKLTVAGTSKLIPLEAKYIVNGNAVDFAGKHEITFTEFKIDPPTAMFNTIKTGDNLTLSFNTQFKSAR, encoded by the coding sequence ATGAAAAAAGCTATTCACATTATCGCAAAAACAACTTGGGTAGTTTTTTTGACCTTGGCTGCTTTCGCTGTCAATGCTCAAGAAAAATATACCTTATCAGGAGATCAGGTAATCAAGGTATCTGGAACTTCTACCATTCACGATTGGGATATGGTCGCCAAGTCAGGAATGTCAGGAGATATTCAACTTAAAACAGAAAATGGGGTAATTACTGCCCTTGAGGGTTTGAAGTTGACCATACCAGTAAACACTCTAAAGAGTGGTAAATCCAGCATGGATAAAAATGCCTATGAGGCATTAAAATCCAAAGCCAATCCAAAGATCAGCTTTGAGCTTGTGGAAGTATTGGGAATAACTCCAGACACTGTAAAAGTAAAGGGTAAATTAACAGTAGCCGGAACTTCAAAATTAATACCTCTGGAAGCAAAATATATTGTCAATGGAAATGCGGTGGATTTTGCTGGAAAACATGAAATTACCTTTACCGAATTTAAGATAGATCCTCCAACTGCCATGTTCAATACAATTAAAACCGGAGATAACCTAACCCTATCATTCAATACACAATTTAAATCAGCTCGTTAA
- a CDS encoding glutamate--tRNA ligase family protein, translating into MNNRLENIPLNSPRDIISRIAPTPSGYLHLGNALSFAITISIARKNNGKILLRIDDLDKPRIRKAFVEDIFETLNFLDIPWDLGPKNYNDYKEEFSQYQRLPLYQEALKSLVLSPALFACQCSRKDIRKLSRFGDYPGTCQNQEIDFFQKGVNWRMKTPLDQYIYLMNINRELVPYKIPVSLKDFAIRRKNELPTYQLASLVDDLHFGINLIVRGMDLLDSSIAQMYLSHKLPKNNFNQTLFYHHPLMKKGQGIKLSKSDGATSIQYLRKTGKTKKDIFRIMGEFMGFKRETNNLEEFQNQLLEKGL; encoded by the coding sequence ATGAACAATAGACTAGAAAACATCCCCCTAAATTCCCCTAGAGATATCATTTCCCGAATTGCCCCTACTCCAAGCGGATATCTTCATTTGGGAAATGCCCTTTCTTTTGCTATTACTATTTCTATTGCCAGGAAAAATAATGGAAAAATTCTACTAAGAATTGATGACCTGGACAAACCCAGAATCAGGAAAGCATTTGTAGAAGATATTTTTGAAACCCTTAATTTTTTGGATATTCCATGGGACCTGGGGCCCAAAAACTATAATGATTACAAGGAAGAATTCTCCCAGTATCAAAGGTTGCCCTTATACCAGGAAGCTCTTAAATCGTTGGTACTTTCCCCAGCCCTATTTGCCTGCCAATGTTCCCGAAAAGATATCAGGAAACTTAGCCGGTTTGGAGATTACCCGGGGACTTGCCAAAACCAAGAAATCGACTTTTTTCAAAAAGGAGTCAACTGGCGAATGAAAACTCCTCTGGACCAATACATTTATTTAATGAATATAAACAGGGAATTAGTACCCTATAAAATCCCTGTTTCCTTGAAGGATTTTGCCATCAGGAGAAAAAACGAATTACCTACTTACCAATTAGCTTCTTTGGTAGATGACCTTCATTTCGGGATCAATTTAATTGTCAGGGGTATGGATCTATTGGATTCCAGCATTGCCCAAATGTACCTTTCCCATAAGCTTCCTAAAAACAATTTCAATCAAACCCTATTTTACCATCATCCACTTATGAAGAAGGGCCAAGGAATTAAACTATCCAAATCTGATGGTGCCACATCCATTCAATATTTAAGAAAAACAGGAAAAACCAAAAAAGATATTTTTCGGATTATGGGTGAATTTATGGGGTTTAAAAGGGAAACCAATAACCTGGAAGAATTCCAAAATCAACTTTTAGAGAAAGGATTGTAA
- a CDS encoding ubiquinol-cytochrome c reductase iron-sulfur subunit: MDDKEKDLRKTIKSGILSKDRRDFLYKSGLFSVASTFGLSFFTGCSNSDDMEPDLTGDDNPGDDSTGNDNDPDNGGNTGDDSTGNDDNPDNGGSDDDGISIDGNQVTIDLNIQSDLKIVGGWLLIAEAQVLVVKVGENDFNALTSVCTHQGCDTNWSYQNNTFTCACHGSQFSSSGNVESGPAQSSLESYSVQLSGDLLTISK; encoded by the coding sequence ATGGATGATAAAGAAAAGGACTTGCGAAAAACCATTAAATCAGGAATACTTTCCAAAGACCGCAGGGATTTTTTGTATAAATCAGGATTGTTTAGCGTGGCATCCACATTTGGGCTTTCCTTTTTTACAGGATGTAGTAACAGCGATGATATGGAACCGGATTTAACAGGAGATGACAACCCCGGTGATGATTCCACCGGTAATGATAACGATCCTGACAATGGAGGCAATACTGGGGATGACTCTACAGGAAATGATGATAATCCAGACAATGGTGGTTCAGATGATGATGGAATAAGCATTGATGGAAATCAAGTGACCATTGATTTGAACATTCAATCTGATTTAAAAATTGTTGGAGGATGGTTGTTAATTGCTGAAGCCCAAGTATTGGTGGTAAAAGTTGGGGAAAATGATTTCAATGCACTTACTTCAGTATGTACCCATCAGGGCTGTGATACCAATTGGAGTTATCAAAATAATACCTTTACCTGTGCATGTCACGGAAGTCAGTTTTCCTCCAGTGGAAATGTGGAAAGCGGGCCAGCCCAATCCTCTTTGGAAAGTTATTCGGTTCAGCTATCCGGAGACCTTCTGACCATTTCAAAATGA
- a CDS encoding helix-turn-helix transcriptional regulator: protein MKDKKKIEQQKILRVFKLINLLRSNVGKSVGRLAESLETDKRTIYRYLKLLEELGFQVEKEYSKFKIANRVEHYQGTFYGTFTDEEAAFLGELISKSREKNFLKDAILQKVQLRSDFQQSLTQLFNANLGMFVDEIADSIKNKYQVLLKDYYSLNSDVVSDRLVEPVAFNRNFESVYAFEVESKEMKLFKLERISELLVSKKKFQFEPLHKQLEQGLFGFTGKDQFEVKLKLSKKAYQLLIEEHPDTRPFTYVKGRGNYYFETQIPELPGIARFILGLPGEVEVVKGNELKQYLGQKLKKAENFFSAQ from the coding sequence ATGAAGGACAAAAAGAAAATAGAGCAACAAAAGATATTAAGGGTTTTTAAATTAATTAATTTACTGCGTAGCAATGTTGGAAAGAGCGTAGGGCGTTTAGCAGAATCCTTAGAAACCGATAAGCGGACTATTTACAGGTATTTGAAGCTATTGGAGGAGTTGGGTTTTCAGGTTGAAAAAGAATACTCAAAATTCAAGATTGCCAATCGTGTAGAACATTATCAGGGAACCTTTTATGGTACATTTACTGATGAGGAGGCTGCTTTTTTGGGAGAATTGATCAGCAAAAGCAGGGAAAAAAATTTTTTAAAGGATGCCATACTACAAAAAGTTCAACTCCGGTCAGATTTTCAACAAAGCCTGACCCAACTTTTTAATGCCAATTTGGGAATGTTTGTAGATGAAATTGCAGATTCCATCAAGAATAAATATCAGGTTTTGTTAAAGGATTATTATTCTTTGAATAGCGATGTGGTAAGTGATCGATTGGTGGAACCTGTAGCTTTTAATAGAAACTTTGAATCAGTTTATGCTTTTGAAGTGGAAAGCAAGGAAATGAAACTATTTAAATTGGAAAGGATCAGTGAATTGCTTGTGAGCAAAAAGAAATTTCAATTTGAACCATTGCATAAACAATTGGAACAAGGTTTGTTTGGATTTACCGGAAAGGACCAGTTTGAAGTCAAGCTTAAGTTGTCCAAAAAAGCTTACCAGTTGCTGATAGAAGAGCATCCAGATACCCGTCCATTTACCTATGTCAAGGGCAGAGGCAATTATTATTTTGAGACTCAAATTCCAGAATTACCAGGAATTGCAAGATTTATTTTGGGACTTCCCGGGGAGGTAGAAGTGGTAAAAGGAAATGAGTTAAAGCAATATTTGGGGCAAAAATTAAAAAAGGCTGAAAATTTTTTTTCAGCCCAATAA
- a CDS encoding M48 family metallopeptidase codes for MLLKRAGILILTILLVYGCATVPLTGRKQLSIVGNAEVLPLSYEQYSQVKKESKIVTNTAEGQRVVRVGRNIASAVETYLKDNGYEEILDGFAWEFNLIQDEQVNAWCMPGGKVAFYTGIMPICQNDAGVAVVMGHEVAHAIASHARERMSQGLMANGLMEGLQAAMGQDPTLTETIFMQAVGIGGQVGMLKFSRDQELEADQLGLIFMAIAGYDPREAPEFWKRMEAQSSGQRPPEFLSTHPGPERRIDKLNGHMSEAMKYYKK; via the coding sequence ATGTTATTAAAAAGAGCAGGAATATTAATTCTTACCATTTTATTGGTATATGGTTGTGCTACAGTACCATTGACTGGAAGAAAGCAACTGAGCATTGTAGGCAATGCAGAGGTTTTACCATTATCTTATGAACAGTATTCACAGGTCAAGAAAGAAAGCAAAATAGTGACCAACACCGCTGAAGGACAGCGGGTAGTTCGGGTTGGAAGGAATATTGCCAGCGCGGTGGAGACTTACCTAAAAGATAATGGTTACGAAGAAATTCTGGATGGTTTTGCCTGGGAGTTTAATTTGATCCAGGATGAGCAGGTAAATGCTTGGTGTATGCCGGGAGGTAAGGTGGCCTTTTATACTGGGATTATGCCTATATGCCAGAATGATGCTGGTGTAGCAGTAGTTATGGGACACGAGGTAGCCCACGCCATAGCAAGCCATGCCCGGGAAAGAATGTCCCAGGGTTTGATGGCCAATGGATTAATGGAGGGCTTACAAGCTGCCATGGGGCAAGACCCAACTTTGACTGAAACGATATTTATGCAGGCAGTAGGCATAGGTGGTCAAGTAGGAATGCTGAAGTTTTCAAGAGATCAAGAACTTGAAGCTGACCAATTGGGTTTGATTTTTATGGCCATTGCTGGTTATGATCCCAGGGAAGCACCTGAATTTTGGAAACGAATGGAAGCCCAATCCAGTGGCCAAAGACCTCCAGAATTCCTTTCTACGCACCCTGGTCCTGAAAGAAGGATTGATAAGTTAAATGGCCATATGTCGGAAGCTATGAAATATTATAAAAAATAG
- a CDS encoding DUF4377 domain-containing protein codes for MQKNILPISQRVGKKIFPILLVILTFSSCLEPLVKEEKITVKHYPVVKNNDVNNPTLWIQVQFSHQTEKDEWSEIPIDAIEGFDYELGYEHELRIRKEEVQEPSMERPYIKYTLLSEISKDKVSSSTSFTLPIKSLEYNPSELVSGDIFSGFVLLNKIPIECTTLCDDLEDEMEENNEVSGVFRHNFDGTIKLVSLQN; via the coding sequence ATGCAAAAGAACATTTTACCTATCAGCCAGAGGGTTGGCAAAAAAATATTTCCAATTTTATTGGTGATTTTAACTTTTTCATCCTGCCTTGAACCCCTGGTAAAAGAAGAAAAAATCACCGTAAAGCATTACCCGGTGGTAAAAAACAATGACGTCAATAATCCTACCCTTTGGATACAGGTGCAATTCAGTCACCAAACAGAAAAGGATGAATGGTCCGAAATACCCATCGATGCTATAGAAGGGTTTGATTATGAGTTAGGCTATGAACATGAATTAAGAATAAGAAAAGAGGAAGTTCAAGAACCATCCATGGAGCGTCCTTACATAAAATACACCTTACTGTCTGAAATCAGTAAGGATAAAGTTTCCAGCAGTACTTCCTTTACCCTACCCATCAAATCCCTGGAATACAATCCATCAGAATTGGTTTCTGGCGACATATTTTCAGGATTTGTTCTGCTAAATAAAATCCCGATAGAATGCACCACATTATGTGATGACCTTGAAGATGAAATGGAAGAAAACAATGAAGTAAGCGGGGTTTTCAGACACAATTTTGACGGAACCATCAAATTGGTAAGTTTGCAAAATTAA
- a CDS encoding Crp/Fnr family transcriptional regulator produces MQVKNTPCELCLSRKFSMFSGLSEEHLCNLSDNKNLISHKKGQILFYEGTKPLGVFCVSSGIVKVYKTASNGKEQIIRLAQKGDFLGYTSLLGEETYSNSATIVEDAKICFIPKETFLNIIAQDNQFHRRLTQAICKDLGVMENKLTDATQKTIRERLAFTLLKLGESYGVDGGENQKIDIALTREEIAGLVGTATETVIRLLSEFKKDKLIAFEGKKIIVKDKKSLARLSDFYN; encoded by the coding sequence ATGCAGGTAAAAAATACTCCTTGCGAACTTTGTCTTAGCAGAAAGTTTTCCATGTTTTCGGGATTGTCAGAAGAGCATTTGTGCAATCTTTCTGATAACAAAAACCTAATTTCCCATAAAAAAGGACAAATCCTTTTTTATGAAGGCACCAAACCATTAGGCGTTTTTTGTGTGAGTTCCGGAATTGTCAAAGTTTATAAAACTGCTTCCAACGGGAAAGAACAGATTATCCGATTAGCACAAAAGGGTGATTTTTTGGGTTATACCTCACTTCTGGGGGAAGAAACTTATTCCAACTCCGCAACTATTGTGGAAGATGCCAAAATTTGTTTTATCCCAAAGGAAACATTTTTGAATATCATAGCCCAGGATAACCAATTTCACCGGAGGTTGACTCAGGCTATTTGTAAGGACTTGGGGGTAATGGAGAATAAATTGACGGATGCTACCCAAAAAACCATCCGAGAAAGACTGGCCTTTACCCTTCTAAAGCTAGGAGAATCTTATGGAGTTGATGGTGGTGAAAACCAAAAAATAGATATTGCTCTGACCCGGGAGGAAATTGCCGGGTTGGTGGGGACTGCCACTGAAACCGTTATCCGCTTGTTGTCCGAGTTTAAAAAGGACAAGCTAATTGCTTTCGAGGGTAAAAAGATAATTGTAAAAGACAAAAAAAGCTTGGCAAGGCTATCAGATTTCTATAATTAA
- a CDS encoding NYN domain-containing protein, with translation MENELKLAVLIDADNIPHFYVKEMMEEIAKYGNPTIKRIYGDWTNPQMGKWKGVLLENAINPMQQYSYTTGKNATDSAMIIDAMDILYSGKVNGFCLVSSDSDFTKLATRLREAGMKVFGIGEKKTPEPFIVACDKFIYLEILKIEEKVTEKSTKEEGERKASTVDKITPKVIRLISNTISDCADDDGWAFLGDVGNLLQKKQPNFDSRNYGFQKLTPLISSISKFEIEQRENQRGRYKLIYVRNKP, from the coding sequence ATGGAAAATGAACTGAAATTAGCCGTTTTGATTGATGCCGACAATATACCCCATTTTTATGTCAAGGAAATGATGGAGGAGATCGCCAAATATGGGAATCCCACAATCAAGAGGATTTATGGGGATTGGACTAATCCCCAAATGGGAAAATGGAAGGGAGTCTTGCTGGAAAATGCCATCAACCCCATGCAGCAGTACAGCTATACTACTGGAAAAAATGCCACTGATTCGGCGATGATCATTGATGCAATGGATATCCTATATTCCGGTAAAGTGAATGGCTTCTGCCTGGTATCCAGTGATAGTGATTTTACCAAGCTGGCCACTCGACTCCGGGAAGCTGGAATGAAGGTTTTTGGTATTGGAGAAAAGAAAACTCCAGAGCCTTTTATTGTAGCATGCGATAAATTTATATACCTGGAAATCTTAAAAATTGAAGAAAAGGTAACCGAAAAATCTACCAAAGAGGAGGGGGAAAGAAAAGCAAGTACTGTGGACAAAATTACTCCTAAAGTAATCCGCCTTATTTCAAATACTATTTCAGATTGTGCTGATGATGATGGTTGGGCATTTTTAGGAGATGTGGGTAATTTATTACAAAAAAAACAACCTAATTTTGACTCCAGAAATTATGGGTTTCAAAAGTTAACTCCCCTGATCAGTTCAATCAGTAAATTTGAAATAGAACAGCGGGAAAATCAAAGGGGAAGGTATAAACTGATTTATGTAAGGAATAAACCATAA
- a CDS encoding CHRD domain-containing protein, with translation MKNLQRRHFNFLWVILGFFVFSSCLDDENPADSLELTGESMTYQLLENGNSGVSGTAIFEEGEDGYTKITLELNGTPENGVHPAHIHFNSAAEGGDIAISLVSVDGRSGSSTTLVNSQDDGTPINYDQLINFNGYINIHLSNGELATIVAQGNIGGNALEGSSKEYSLSSKDIPGISGTILFEKKMDGTTRTTISLEGTPDGGSHPAHIHNNSAAEGGAIAISFNPVNGSTGMSQTEISMTDEGDPVTYEDIINMDGYVNVHASASDLKTLAAQGDIGINELTGESKTYMLAEKAVPGISGTVTFEKRVSGYTLATLDLVGTPEEGNHPAHIHDNTAAEGGGIAISFKPVDGTTGMSMTTIRETDGGMEVSYEDILNYDGYVNVHLSASALGTIVAQGDIGQNELTGNAKTYPLDERMVPGIRGSITFEERTNGLSLATIQLEGTSDGGTHPAHIHANSAAEGGDIVVTFNSVDGTTGMSQTTIRQTNSGDPMPYADILEVDGYVNVHRSPSELGTIVAQGDIGQNELTGNSKVYTLNEFAVQGISGTITFEERKNGLAQATISLIGTPDGGMHPAHIHANSAAEGGGIIFSFNKVDGTTGMSRTHVEMLDNGGAFNYQDVLTVDGYVNVHLSEGDLETIVAQGNIGANE, from the coding sequence ATGAAAAATTTACAACGAAGACACTTTAATTTTCTCTGGGTGATCCTCGGATTTTTTGTTTTCTCCTCTTGTTTAGATGATGAAAATCCCGCAGATTCCCTGGAACTCACTGGTGAAAGCATGACCTACCAGCTCTTAGAAAACGGAAATTCAGGAGTAAGTGGTACCGCTATTTTTGAGGAAGGAGAAGATGGGTACACCAAAATCACATTGGAACTTAACGGAACGCCGGAAAACGGCGTACATCCTGCTCATATCCATTTTAATTCTGCCGCTGAGGGAGGAGACATTGCCATTAGCCTGGTAAGTGTGGATGGAAGATCAGGATCAAGTACAACTTTGGTCAACAGTCAGGATGATGGTACTCCCATCAATTATGACCAGCTGATCAATTTTAATGGTTACATTAATATCCATTTGAGTAATGGGGAATTAGCCACTATTGTTGCTCAAGGTAATATTGGGGGGAATGCTCTGGAAGGTTCTTCCAAAGAATATTCCCTAAGCTCTAAAGATATTCCTGGAATATCAGGAACTATCCTCTTTGAAAAGAAAATGGATGGTACCACCCGTACAACAATTAGTTTGGAAGGCACTCCGGATGGGGGAAGCCATCCTGCCCATATTCACAACAATTCCGCTGCCGAAGGGGGGGCAATAGCCATTTCTTTCAACCCGGTTAATGGATCTACTGGAATGAGCCAAACGGAAATTTCCATGACTGATGAAGGGGATCCTGTCACTTATGAAGACATTATCAATATGGATGGATATGTCAATGTACATGCTAGTGCAAGTGACCTGAAAACCTTGGCTGCACAGGGGGATATCGGAATCAATGAGCTCACCGGGGAATCCAAAACCTATATGCTTGCAGAAAAAGCTGTCCCGGGAATTAGCGGAACAGTTACTTTTGAAAAGAGAGTTAGTGGATACACATTAGCAACACTTGACCTGGTAGGAACCCCTGAAGAAGGAAATCACCCCGCACATATCCATGACAATACTGCAGCAGAAGGTGGCGGCATTGCCATTTCCTTTAAACCTGTGGATGGCACAACCGGAATGAGCATGACCACTATTCGTGAAACCGATGGTGGAATGGAAGTGAGCTATGAAGACATCCTCAATTATGATGGTTATGTCAATGTACACCTCAGCGCAAGTGCCTTAGGAACCATTGTGGCCCAAGGAGATATAGGACAAAATGAATTGACTGGAAATGCCAAAACCTATCCCTTAGACGAAAGAATGGTTCCTGGAATAAGGGGGTCTATTACTTTTGAAGAAAGAACCAATGGTTTGTCCCTGGCTACAATTCAATTGGAAGGCACCTCGGATGGTGGGACCCATCCAGCCCATATACATGCCAATTCGGCTGCTGAGGGTGGAGATATTGTTGTCACTTTCAATTCTGTGGACGGAACTACTGGAATGAGCCAAACCACCATTCGTCAGACCAACAGCGGCGACCCAATGCCATATGCTGATATCCTTGAGGTAGATGGCTATGTCAATGTTCATAGGAGCCCAAGCGAACTGGGAACCATCGTTGCCCAAGGGGATATTGGACAAAATGAATTAACCGGAAATTCCAAAGTTTACACTTTAAATGAATTTGCTGTCCAGGGAATCAGTGGAACCATCACCTTTGAGGAAAGGAAAAACGGCTTAGCCCAAGCCACTATTTCATTGATAGGAACTCCTGACGGTGGAATGCACCCCGCCCATATCCATGCAAATTCAGCTGCTGAGGGTGGAGGAATTATTTTCTCTTTCAATAAGGTGGATGGTACTACTGGAATGAGCAGGACTCATGTAGAAATGTTGGATAACGGAGGGGCTTTTAACTATCAAGATGTATTGACTGTGGATGGTTATGTAAATGTACACCTGTCTGAAGGGGATCTGGAAACCATCGTTGCACAGGGAAATATCGGTGCCAATGAATAA
- a CDS encoding YceI family protein — translation MNILILLIWGLLQIWWSPNEIKAEVWKVTSKSQMEISGTTNINNFLCTNLSYSGSDKLFSYSQPLTGNTEWKGEVAVSACNFDCVNSIMTKDFQKTVQADEFPKIKIKFIHMTNKSWDNKQILEGLAEITLAGASKQFPMQCKLVQKGENEMHLIGSQSFLFSDFGLEPPEKFFGAIKVNDRVTVDFVIHLKPFES, via the coding sequence ATGAATATTCTAATATTATTGATATGGGGATTACTTCAGATTTGGTGGTCTCCAAATGAAATTAAAGCAGAAGTATGGAAAGTGACCTCCAAAAGTCAAATGGAGATTTCCGGTACAACCAATATCAATAATTTTTTATGCACTAATTTAAGTTATTCTGGTTCAGATAAACTTTTTTCTTATTCCCAACCATTAACAGGAAATACAGAATGGAAGGGGGAGGTGGCAGTTTCTGCTTGTAATTTTGATTGTGTCAATTCCATAATGACCAAAGATTTTCAAAAAACCGTACAAGCAGATGAATTCCCAAAAATCAAAATCAAATTTATCCATATGACCAATAAATCCTGGGATAATAAGCAAATACTGGAAGGGCTAGCAGAGATTACCTTGGCGGGTGCTTCTAAGCAATTTCCCATGCAATGCAAATTGGTACAAAAGGGGGAAAATGAAATGCATCTGATTGGTAGCCAATCCTTTTTGTTTTCAGATTTTGGCCTTGAGCCTCCTGAAAAATTTTTTGGGGCCATCAAGGTAAATGACAGGGTAACAGTGGATTTTGTAATTCATTTAAAGCCTTTTGAATCCTAA